Genomic segment of Desulfovermiculus halophilus DSM 18834:
ACAAGGGGCTGTATCAGTTGACTGAGGAAGGGGCCATTCAGCTCTTTCGGCCGGTCAACGGGCGGGACTATATCCTGGGGGCCATCGGAGCCCTGCAGTTTGACGTCACAGCCTCCAGGCTGGCTGCCGAGTATGGGGTGCAGGCCACGTACGAGCCCATGCAGTATGTGACCGTTAGGTGGATAGACAGCCGGGACCAGAACGCCCTGCGGGAGTTCAAGAAACGCTATTTCAACACCCTGGTTCAGGATGCTGAAGGCCACCCGGCATTGTTGTTCTCCAGCCGTTATCGCCTGGAGCGGGCGGTTGAAGACTGGCCCAAGATCGATTTTCTGGAGACCAGGGAAAAATAGGTTCTTCGACGTAGCCTGTGGATTCTTGGAGTTTGCGATCTCTTCTGTGTGCCCACTTTCGGCCCGGTATTTTCTAACTCCCGCCAAAGGGGGATCCCTGCCCCCTCCCGGCTACTCACGTGCAGGTCACTGCTTTCTGTGTGACGAAAGCTTATCATACACGTGAGTGCCGGGTTTCCCCCTTTTGGCGGGACCAAGAAAATGTGCGGGCCTGCCGCTCACGGCACACAGAAGAGACGGCAAACTCTTATGTATGCAATTCTACTTTCTGTGTCCAAGAGCCGAAAAAAAAGTACGACAGCGATACTTTGATATGGTCTTGCCGGGGATTGGTCCAAGGACATTGTGAGTTCGGGAAAATGTCGCTGTACAGATAGGAGCTGACAAACAAGGCCCGGCGCGATCGCGCCGGGCCTTGTTTGTCAGGATGTGCCCCTCCTTGCTGGGGAAGCGCATGGGAAAGCCCTGCTGCACTTCCCTTATAAACACCTCACCCGGATAGCGGAATAGAGCTGTCCGCGGCCCGGATGAGGGCATCCTTGCGATTTAGCTGGTTTTGCCCTTGCCGTAGCCCATTTTGGCCAGGCTTTCCTCCATCTCGCCCAGGATGTCAGGATCGTCGATGGTGGCCGGGACCTTGTACTCCTTGTTGTCCGCGATCTTCTGGATCGTCCCCCGCAGCACCTTGCCCGACCGGGTCTTGGGCAGGCGCTGGACCACAGTGGCATGCTTGAACGCGGCCACCGGGCCGATCCTGTCCCGGACCAGCTGCACGCATTCCTGCTCGATGTCCGCTTCGTCCCGATTCACCCCTGCGCTTAAGACCACGAAGCCCACCGGGATCTGGCCCTTCAGGGCGTCGTCCACTCCAACCACGGCGCACTCGGCCACGTCCGGATGCTCGGACAAAACCTCTTCGATGGCGCCGGTGGACAGGCGATGGCCGGCCACATTGATGATGTCGTCGGTCCTGGACATGACGAAGACGTACTTTTCATCGTCCATATATCCGGCATCAGCCGTTGTATAGTATCCGGGGAACTCAGAGAGGTATTTCTGGACAAAGCCCTGGTCGTTCTCCCACAGGGTGGGCAGGGCCCCAGGCGGCAGAGGGAGCTTGACGGCCAGAGTGCCGATCTCGCCAGGGGGCAGCTCGGTGTTGTCCGAATCCAAAACATGCAGATCCCAGCCGGGTACAGGCTTGGTCGGCGATCCGGGCTTGACCGGGAACTGATGCAGGCCCATGCAGTTGGCGGCAATGGCCCAGGCCGTCTCGGTCTGCCACCAGTGGTCGATGACCGGAACCTGGAGCTTGTCCTCCGCCCAGTGCAGGGTATCCGGATCGGTGCGCTCTCCGGCCAGGAAGAGGATTTCAAAGTTGGAGAGATCGTAATTCTTGAGCAGTTCGGCTTTGGGGTCGCGCTGCTTGATGGCCCGGAAGGCGGTCGGCGCGGTGAACATGGACCGAACCTTGTGCTCTGAGATGACCCGCCAAAAGGCACCCGCATCCGGCGTGCCCACAGGCTTGCCTTCGTACATGATGCTGGTGCAGCCTTTAAACAGCGGAGCGTAGATGATGTAGGAGTGGCCGACCACCCAGCCGATGTCCGAGGCGGCCCAGAAGACATCGCCGGCATCCACGTTGTAGATGGACTTCATGGTCCATTTCAGGGCTACGGCGTGTCCGCCGTTGTCTCGAACCACGCCCTTGGGCTGTCCGGTCGTCCCGGAGGTGTACAGGATGTACAAAGGATCCGTGGCCTTGACCGGCACGCAGTCCCGGGGCTGGGCCTTGTCCATGGCCTCGTTCCAGTCCACGTCCCGGCCGGGCTTGAGCTCGGCCTTTTCCATGCGCCGCTGGTAAATGACACAGTTGTCCGGCTTGTGGGTGGAGAGATCAATGGCCTTGTCCAGAAGGGGCTTGTACTTGATCACTCTGTTCACCTCGATCCCGCATGAGGCGGAAACCAGGACTTTGGGCTTGGCGTCGTCGATGCGGGTGGCCAGCTCGTTGGCAGCAAATCCGCCGAAAACCACGGAGTGGATGGCCCCCAGACGAGCGCAGGCAAACATGGCGATGCAGGCCTCTGGGATCATGGGCATGTAAATGATGACCCGGTCCCCCTTGGTCACCCCCAGGTCGGCCAGCACACCGGCGAATTTGGCGGTCAGGTCCCGGAGCTCGCGGTAGGTGAACTTGGTGATGGACTCGGTTACCGGGCTGTCGTGGATAAAGGCGACCTGATCGCCGCGTCCGTTGTCCACGTGCAGGTCGAGCCCGTTGTAGCAGGTGTTCATTTCCCCGCCGACAAACCAGCGGTAGAAAGGCTTGTTGGAATCGTCCAGAACCTTATCCCAGCGCTTGAACCAGTGGATGTCTTCGGCCAGTTCCCCCCAGAACCCTTCCGGATCCTGAACAGAACGTTGGAACGCCTGATCATAGGCATTTGACATGTCGTTTCCTCCTTGAGCCTATGGGTTGTTCGGTCCCTGGTGCAATACGGACGGCATACAGCATTTTGCCGCAGCATCGGGGTATAACCTGTGATGAGCATGTTTCTGCCACCACCTTAAGCAAGGAGTGTTCCAAATACTGTTTATCTCAAAAATAAAATATAAAATCAAATGGTTAATATTCTGCAAGGGTGTGGTGCAGGACGTCCGGGTTCTGAGGCATGGATGTCTCGGCGAAAGGACCTGCACCTGGCAGGGCGCGGGACAAGCGCTTTCCCGTCCTTGGGGTATGAATGTCTCAAAAAGGGAAGGATGTGGCATGTAAGCCAAGGGAGGATGCGAGTGCACAATCTGTATTTGCACTCGCCAGAGGTCAGTGATCAGAGGTCAGAGGCCGGTAAAATGCAAGTGTTATATCCTGGATTTTATATCAAATAAACGCAAGACGACTTTTGGCAGTCCGGTCAAGGGAGGGGCTTGGGGCTGCATCCAGCAGGCCGGCCTCGACCAGCAGGTCCTCACAGCCGGCATCCCGGGGTCTTTCCAGACCCACTTTTTGCCGGGACATAAAGCGGCCGAAACAGGCATCCTGAACGCGTCCAGTGCGAAGTCCAGCCCCGCGTGCCGAATGTGCGGCTCCTGGGGCAAGGTCTTTAGTCCAGGCCGTGGCTCTTCATCTTTCTAAAGAGCGTCCGCCGGTCAACCCCGAGGATCTCGGCCACCCTGGATCGATGCCACTTATAGGCCTGGAGGAGCTGCTCGATGTATTCCTTCTCCCTGGCCTGGAGGACCTCATACAGAGTGGGAGGGTGATTGCCGTATTGGTCAAGGTCGTGATGCTTCCTTGAAAGCTGGTCCCCGTTGTCTCCCTCCCGGGGGCTGAGAAAATCGATGCGGCCGAAGGCCAGGTAGCGGTGGATGGTGTTTTGCAGCTCTCGAACGTTGCCCGGCCAGTGATAGCTGGACATGGCCTGCATGATGTTCTTGGGCAGGGTGGCGGGCTGCCCCTGGGTGCTGCTTTGCTGCAGGAAATGATGGATAAGCAGGGGAATGTCGTCGGTCCGCTCGCGAAGGGGGGGGAGAGTGATGGGGATGATGTGGATGCGGTAGAAGAAGTCTTTGCGCATCTCCCCGGACTGCATCAGTTGGCTCAGGTCCTTGTTGGTTGCGGCAATGATCCGGATGTCGGCGTGCTTTGCCTCCCGGCCCCCGAGGGGGGTATAGCCCTGGCCTTCAATGGCCCGCAGGAGCTTGACCTGCATGTTCAAACTGAGCTCCCCGATCTCGTCCATGAACAGGGTCCCCCCGTGGGCTGCATCCAGATAGCCGGGCTTATCCGCCTGGGCCCCGGTAAACGCCCCTTTGACGTAGCCGAAGAACTCGCTTTCGATCAGATTTTCCGGGATCGCTCCGCAGTGTACGGTGATGAAGGGACGTTCTCCCCGTTCACTTAAGGTGTGGATGGTGTGGGCCACCACCTCTTTGCCGGTTCCAGACTCGCCGTAAATGATGACGTGGGCCTGGGAGTTCGCGGCCTGAAGCATGGACTCGAAGACCGTTTGCATGGCCCGGCTCTTGCCCACGATGCCCATGAAGCGGTCGGACCCGCGCATAAAGGACTGCAGCCTCTCGCTTTGCTTTCGCCATTTTGCCTCGCTTTGCTTCAGGCTGTCCTCAGTCTGCTTGCGCTCAGTGATGTCGACCATAATGGTCTGGCATTTATGCACCTGGCCCTGATTGTCGTACATCGGAGAGTGAATCACATAGTACCACCGCTCGTCCCGGGGGTTGAAAAACTCGGTCCGCACAGTCTGCCCCTGTCTGGCCAGATCCATTCGGCACCAGGAGCAGGGTTCCTCTCGGCCGCAAATAACTGCGTGGCAAAGATCCTGGCTGGGATCTGCCCCGATGTGCTCCTGGAGCTTGTCGTTGACAAAATCTATCCGGCCTTCCGGGGTGCAGGTAAAAATGAAGCCTTCAAAAAAGCTGATGATTTCCCTGAGCTGGCTCTCGCTGCGCCGGTAGGCCTCTTCTGAACGCTTGCGCTCGACCATTTCCATGGTCAGCTGCTGGTTGGCGGCTTCCAGCTCCCTGGTCCGCTCTTCCAGGCTCTGGCTCTTGTGTCCCACCTCCTGTTCCAAACGGGCCCGGTAGTTCTCATTCTCCCGTTTCAACCGGGTCTGGCGCAGGGCGTTTTCCACCGAGTGCTCCAAGACAGAGAGATCGGAAATCGGCTTGGTCACAAAGTCGAACGCCCCGTGACGGATGGCGGTTACTGCATCCTGAAGGACTCCCACCCCGGTGATGACGATGACCGGAACGTTGTCGTCCTCCCGGGTCACTTCGGCCAGGACGTCCAAGCCGTCCAGGCCGGGCATGCGCAGGTCCAGGAGGAGAACGTCCGGCC
This window contains:
- a CDS encoding propionyl-CoA synthetase, whose translation is MSNAYDQAFQRSVQDPEGFWGELAEDIHWFKRWDKVLDDSNKPFYRWFVGGEMNTCYNGLDLHVDNGRGDQVAFIHDSPVTESITKFTYRELRDLTAKFAGVLADLGVTKGDRVIIYMPMIPEACIAMFACARLGAIHSVVFGGFAANELATRIDDAKPKVLVSASCGIEVNRVIKYKPLLDKAIDLSTHKPDNCVIYQRRMEKAELKPGRDVDWNEAMDKAQPRDCVPVKATDPLYILYTSGTTGQPKGVVRDNGGHAVALKWTMKSIYNVDAGDVFWAASDIGWVVGHSYIIYAPLFKGCTSIMYEGKPVGTPDAGAFWRVISEHKVRSMFTAPTAFRAIKQRDPKAELLKNYDLSNFEILFLAGERTDPDTLHWAEDKLQVPVIDHWWQTETAWAIAANCMGLHQFPVKPGSPTKPVPGWDLHVLDSDNTELPPGEIGTLAVKLPLPPGALPTLWENDQGFVQKYLSEFPGYYTTADAGYMDDEKYVFVMSRTDDIINVAGHRLSTGAIEEVLSEHPDVAECAVVGVDDALKGQIPVGFVVLSAGVNRDEADIEQECVQLVRDRIGPVAAFKHATVVQRLPKTRSGKVLRGTIQKIADNKEYKVPATIDDPDILGEMEESLAKMGYGKGKTS
- a CDS encoding sigma 54-interacting transcriptional regulator, whose amino-acid sequence is MTSTAPQPATLLIIDDDPVVRESVAVYLEDSGFTVLEAEDGFQGLELFRKDRPDVLLLDLRMPGLDGLDVLAEVTREDDNVPVIVITGVGVLQDAVTAIRHGAFDFVTKPISDLSVLEHSVENALRQTRLKRENENYRARLEQEVGHKSQSLEERTRELEAANQQLTMEMVERKRSEEAYRRSESQLREIISFFEGFIFTCTPEGRIDFVNDKLQEHIGADPSQDLCHAVICGREEPCSWCRMDLARQGQTVRTEFFNPRDERWYYVIHSPMYDNQGQVHKCQTIMVDITERKQTEDSLKQSEAKWRKQSERLQSFMRGSDRFMGIVGKSRAMQTVFESMLQAANSQAHVIIYGESGTGKEVVAHTIHTLSERGERPFITVHCGAIPENLIESEFFGYVKGAFTGAQADKPGYLDAAHGGTLFMDEIGELSLNMQVKLLRAIEGQGYTPLGGREAKHADIRIIAATNKDLSQLMQSGEMRKDFFYRIHIIPITLPPLRERTDDIPLLIHHFLQQSSTQGQPATLPKNIMQAMSSYHWPGNVRELQNTIHRYLAFGRIDFLSPREGDNGDQLSRKHHDLDQYGNHPPTLYEVLQAREKEYIEQLLQAYKWHRSRVAEILGVDRRTLFRKMKSHGLD